In the Desulfitobacterium hafniense DCB-2 genome, ACAGCCATTAATACCTGTGCGATGAGGGTCGAAACTGCTGCCCCTATCACACCATAATGGAGTATGACGACAAATAAAATATCAAGAAGGACATTGATCACAGAAGAAACCACAATCGCTAAAAATGATGTTTTGCTGTCTCCCATACCGCGCAGTACAGTAGAATACACATTGTAGACGACAAGGAAGGGCATGCCAAGTAAGATAATCCATAAGTAGCTGTTGGCAATCGAAAATATATCTTCAGGCGTTTGCAGAAGTTGGAGAAGTGGCTTCATAAATATAATGCCGCCAACCACCACAAACAAAAATACTCCGCTCAGCACGACTGTAAAAGAGGACAGAACTTTTTTCAGTTCTGAATGCTCTCCACTTCCGTATAGATGGCCGGACAATATAGAGATGCCCAATGAAAAGCCCGTAATCATCATAATTATGAGATTGGATATAGGAATGGTTGAGCCAATGGCCGCAAGCGAGAGCTCACCTTCGACATTACCAACCATAAAGGCATCCGACCAGTTATACAGTTGTTGCAGCAAGCCGCTAAGAAGCAGGGGAAGGCTGAACTTCACCAACACTTTAACAAGACTGCCTTGTGTCATATCCTTTGCCAATCAATCATCTCCTTAAAAACAAAAAAACCTGAACGGCATTCCTCATTTCCTGGCTGGAATGCATTCAGGTGTGCTCAGTTTTGCTGTTGGGCAATAGTTAAGGCACTCTATTCAAATATTCCACATCAGTATATCACATGAGCCCCAAAATGCAACATTAAGCCGTTATCTTACCGATGGAGTCAAGATAAACCGATAATTACATTCGTTATACTCAACAGGAAACACCTGCGGCAGAATTATACCGCAGGCGTATCCGCTGATGGTTTACTTTAGAGGCTGGGCTTTGGGCAGGGCCGCCACATCCGTGCTTTCGTTGCGCAGGACGTTGTTGTAGGGATAACGGGCGACTTTGGTCCGGATCTTCTTCTGACGGGTGCCGGGTTCGCCCCAGAGGACCAGGACCTCGGTGCCAAGCTCCGTATAAGCGGTATCCAGGCAGCAAATCGAAATCATGCGGTGGAAGTAGGCAGAATTCTGTCTCTTCCGCATCAAAAAGCTTCAGGAAGATGTGATTTAGTTTCTCTTATGAAAATTCCATTATCGTCATAACAAGGCAATCAAAAAGAGAAAGGAATAAAGTATATCAACAAAGACTGACCGACCTGTTGTCCAAGCTTGGACTTCATTGCGGATGCAGTCATATTTTTGACCGTTTCAGTGAACTGAGATATTATTATATCCAAAGCAAAGCAGCACTCTATGAGGGGGAAAAGGGTAGCCCGGAAAATATTCTCTGGAATTTCGGCGATTACTATTTTGCTGATCTGATCGGCGCACTGGACAATTCGACCAGTCTGAAAAGCCTGTGCCATCCCAATATACTGCGCGTTCACGAGCATGATAACATATATGGCACGGACTTCGTCCGCTGCCTGCGCACCTATATTTTCAACGGCTGCAATATTGCCCAGACCGGCAAAGAGCTGTTTATGCACCGCAATACCCATGCTTACCGGCTGGAGAAGATCGCTGAAACCATCGCTATGGATGTCCAGCAATTGCCGGAAAATCAAAGAATGCAGCTGTGGTTTTCCTGCCGGATCAGCTGTGTTTTGTAAGGCGTCGGAGGCAGTTAAGAAAAATGGGCTTGTTGTTCAGTGTTGCAACTGGAATGACCTGTGTTAAACTATAGGCAAAAGCGTGTAACTTTACTCTAACTCGTGTCTCCCGCTTCCCGGGGAGATAGAGGGTTCATGAAGGTGTGGATGAAGATTATGGTGAATATAGACAGTGAAAAATGCATTGGCTGTGGGTTATGTGTCAGAGATTGCTTTCCCGGCAAAATTGTTATAGTTGAGGGCAAAGCGCAGATTAAGAATAAGCAGTGTATGCAATGTGGACATTGTATTGCCATATGCCCTCAGGATGCCGTATCCATGATTGAATATAACATGGCAGAGGTAAAAGCTTATGATCGAAGGGAATTTTCTGTTGATGCAGATATCCTTCTGAATTTTATTAAGTACAGAAGGTCGTGCAGACAATTTATAGATAAAGAAGTAGAAGAGGAGAAAATTTCCAAAATTATCGAAGCCGGCAGATATACTCAAACCGGCAGCAATCTGCAGGATGTGTCTTATATTGTGGTAAGGGAAGGACTGCAGGAATTGACAGCCTTAGCAATAGAAAGTCTGAAAGAAACAGGCGAGGCGCTCCTGGCCAATCCAGCTCCCCAAACGCTGGGTTTAAAAAGATACGCGGAACTGTGGCTAAAAATGTATGAGGGCTTTCAGGCCAATCCGCAGGAAAACGATAGGCTCTTCTTTAATGCCCCAGCGGTAATCATCGTTACAGCGAATTCTGAGGTGAATGGGGTCTTAGCATCCTCAAATATGGAGCTTATGACCAATGCTTTGGGGCTTGGTACCGTATTTTCCGGATTCTTTATCAGGGCTGCTCAGGATAACCAAAGGATTCTCGATTTTCTCGGGATAAAAGAGGGCAAGAAGATTGTAACCTGTATGGTCATCGGCTATCCGGCTGTGAGATATTTCAGAACGGTGCCCAGGAAAGAAGCGGATATAAGCTGGAAATAAGGTCACCAATCGGGTTCAGGCAGCAGTGCTGTCGTTTGGGTGCAATTCGCACTAAGGATGCCATGAAGAAAATGGGAGAAACGATATGGAGTTTCCTGAGAAAAAAGCAATAATACTGAACGCTCTGATTGAACGCCATGGTTTGCAGCATATTGTCAATGTCGCTTCAGAGGTCATGGGCAATCCGGTCTTCGTTTACGATATAAGCTGGAAGATTCTTGCCAGAAGCAATTCCAGAGCGGAAGATGAAGAGACATGGGCTGTATTGTTCCCTGATGGCCATTTGGTATTTGATGACCTGATGAAAGTTGAGAAGGCTGGAAATATATGCGCAATTATTGAATGATGACAAACCTGTTTTTGGCTCATTTGATTTTTTTCCACAACGCTTTCTTGGCTGTAGAATACGGGATAAGGACAGCGTTATTGGTTTTGTTATCATGGTTGAAAACAATCCGGCTCAGGATGATGATCCCGAGTTATTAGTCATCCTCTGCAAGTCTGTTTTGTTTGAGATGCTTTATCGCGGCAGAACAGCCATGCAAAGAATTCCCTATTTCGGCCTATTCAAAGACATCATAGAACTAAATGCTACGAAAAAAGAATTAAAAGAGCGGATATCGAGCCTGCGGGTGGCCATGATTTTGTAGGAAAAGAAGCGCTCAAGGCGGAGCTGGATGGACATCATAACACCATGGTCCACCTTATCTGGGATAAGGTGGATGTGCTGAAGGTCATTGCCACGGCATTTGAGGCCGGAAACAGCTGTGATATCATGGATATGGTGGGCGACTACGACTATGTCCGCAACAATGGTGGTATGCACATTGATGCTGTATATGACGGCGATAGAATGATTGGAGCTTCCTCCGGACGCATGCTCTCCGCTAAAACACGGGAAATGCTTTCTCTGTGCACCATCGATCAGGATTATGCTGTGGAAGGCAAAGTGGTTGAGGTTCTCTGGGGCAACCCCGGAACAAGACAGATGAGAATTAAGGCTAAGGTAATGCTGTTGCCCTATATCAAGGAGGACAGAAACGAGAACTTCGATGTGGAAAGGATTCCTCGTCCTGTTTTTAAGAAGTAATCTGTAAATAAAAGCATGTTTAGAGGAAAGGTCGCTCTTTTAAATAAAAGGGCGGCCTTTCCTGCTGAATAACTGTTTAAAGAGCCGGCTGATGCGGGTAAACGCCAGGTTGCCTCAAAGCAAGGAAGCTGCGCACATCATCAACGAACTGATAGTAGAAGAACAGTTATTTTTTGCATCAGTTTTGTGTCAGTTTTGTGATAGAATAAAGTATACAAGAGAGTAATTATACACAGGGAGAGATTCATATGGTGCCAAGGCCAAAGGAAGTTAAAGCTTTGGAAAACTACTGCCTGCAAGTGTTTTTTGAAAACGGTGAAACAAAGATCTATGATATGCCGGCATTGCTTGAAATGCCTTTTTACAG is a window encoding:
- a CDS encoding DUF2442 domain-containing protein, coding for MVPRPKEVKALENYCLQVFFENGETKIYDMPALLEMPFYSKLKN
- a CDS encoding glycine cleavage system protein T is translated as MLKVIATAFEAGNSCDIMDMVGDYDYVRNNGGMHIDAVYDGDRMIGASSGRMLSAKTREMLSLCTIDQDYAVEGKVVEVLWGNPGTRQMRIKAKVMLLPYIKEDRNENFDVERIPRPVFKK
- a CDS encoding helix-turn-helix domain-containing protein, whose amino-acid sequence is MSKLGLHCGCSHIFDRFSELRYYYIQSKAALYEGEKGSPENILWNFGDYYFADLIGALDNSTSLKSLCHPNILRVHEHDNIYGTDFVRCLRTYIFNGCNIAQTGKELFMHRNTHAYRLEKIAETIAMDVQQLPENQRMQLWFSCRISCVL
- a CDS encoding nitroreductase family protein, encoding MVNIDSEKCIGCGLCVRDCFPGKIVIVEGKAQIKNKQCMQCGHCIAICPQDAVSMIEYNMAEVKAYDRREFSVDADILLNFIKYRRSCRQFIDKEVEEEKISKIIEAGRYTQTGSNLQDVSYIVVREGLQELTALAIESLKETGEALLANPAPQTLGLKRYAELWLKMYEGFQANPQENDRLFFNAPAVIIVTANSEVNGVLASSNMELMTNALGLGTVFSGFFIRAAQDNQRILDFLGIKEGKKIVTCMVIGYPAVRYFRTVPRKEADISWK